One part of the Bifidobacteriaceae bacterium genome encodes these proteins:
- a CDS encoding zinc ribbon domain-containing protein, translating into MFCTKCGSRLEPGANQCGICGQPAGRMAPAQAAPVPAGVAGSPPPPPPPPEGVPDPENPVRALALAGVVLAALLASCVATAGWMLGTIHPELLGMVALGSAAYLAQKPGRFFKVASGAVAGATALALVLAAGCAVPLWLYRHDDVSGLEAGQVLLMVVRGLLVAAAVVGASWVATKTTSAGTRRQTTVGAVFAGEAYLVLDTVLTVVFFPDADFVAQGLGGIPYAVALGLSVKLTAMLCLFKSRRMTVGAGPKVWFWICLVFTSGATIAMAVLAEQSIAFGGAIVGWVPDYFVLPLYLTVVAGYILLVRSRRLGYVLVLLGTGVMLFGQFADVVWVALSSGDASAALNLATVVTGALNPTITGLILLAAWKTVPVEPAFAKRPVPVIFKIGAVSALVIGLLIFLILCTAAYAEINSGMKPSGQLVVAVALGGTISLVALFGLVSCFDKRSKGSRGLLVTTLVLGALPVAAVLIGLIVALVQSAGDDTAADRQAPRARPAVATQATDQATGGKEDGSGDLGDILPESLQSYNNQYTVTSFDIGVDEEGHSKVIVKGSGFNTLPFRNGKIVFPVDCYLITASGQEIGWSSVQTTDDGVDYMFPSKVDAIKVKFAPADGSSDGFEIPIDD; encoded by the coding sequence ATGTTCTGTACTAAGTGCGGGTCGCGGTTGGAACCTGGGGCGAACCAGTGCGGGATTTGCGGGCAACCGGCGGGCCGGATGGCTCCGGCGCAAGCCGCGCCGGTTCCCGCCGGGGTGGCCGGCTCCCCGCCTCCGCCGCCACCTCCGCCGGAGGGCGTGCCGGACCCGGAGAACCCGGTCCGGGCGCTGGCGCTCGCGGGCGTGGTCCTGGCGGCGCTGCTGGCATCCTGCGTCGCCACGGCCGGCTGGATGCTCGGCACCATCCACCCGGAGCTGCTCGGAATGGTGGCGCTCGGCTCGGCGGCCTATTTGGCGCAGAAGCCGGGGCGGTTCTTCAAGGTGGCCAGCGGGGCGGTGGCCGGGGCGACGGCTTTGGCTCTCGTGCTGGCGGCGGGATGCGCGGTGCCGCTGTGGTTGTACCGGCACGACGACGTCAGCGGCCTGGAGGCCGGACAAGTCTTGCTGATGGTTGTGCGGGGTCTGCTGGTCGCGGCAGCGGTGGTGGGGGCGTCTTGGGTCGCCACGAAGACGACCTCGGCTGGCACGCGCCGACAGACAACCGTGGGAGCAGTGTTCGCGGGAGAGGCCTACCTTGTGCTCGACACGGTGCTGACAGTGGTCTTCTTCCCTGACGCGGACTTTGTCGCGCAAGGGCTGGGAGGCATACCCTACGCCGTGGCGCTTGGGCTCTCAGTCAAGCTGACGGCCATGCTCTGCCTGTTCAAGAGCCGGCGCATGACCGTTGGCGCGGGACCGAAGGTGTGGTTCTGGATCTGTCTGGTGTTCACCTCCGGGGCGACCATCGCTATGGCGGTCCTGGCCGAGCAGTCGATTGCCTTCGGAGGCGCGATCGTGGGTTGGGTTCCCGACTACTTCGTGTTGCCGCTGTACCTGACGGTGGTCGCCGGCTACATCCTGCTGGTGCGCTCCCGGCGCTTGGGCTACGTCCTGGTTCTTCTGGGCACTGGCGTCATGCTGTTCGGCCAGTTCGCCGACGTCGTTTGGGTGGCGCTGAGCTCGGGAGACGCCTCCGCCGCGCTCAACCTGGCCACAGTTGTGACGGGGGCGCTGAACCCGACAATCACCGGCCTGATTCTGCTGGCCGCGTGGAAGACCGTGCCCGTGGAGCCCGCCTTCGCGAAGCGGCCGGTGCCCGTGATCTTCAAGATCGGCGCCGTCTCCGCGCTGGTGATCGGCCTGCTGATCTTCCTGATTCTCTGCACCGCCGCGTATGCCGAGATCAACTCCGGAATGAAGCCGTCGGGCCAATTGGTGGTGGCGGTGGCGCTCGGGGGAACCATCAGCCTGGTCGCGCTGTTCGGCCTGGTCTCCTGCTTTGACAAGCGGTCCAAAGGCTCGCGCGGACTGCTGGTCACAACCTTGGTCTTGGGGGCGCTGCCCGTGGCCGCGGTCCTGATCGGCTTGATCGTCGCCCTGGTCCAAAGCGCCGGGGACGACACGGCGGCTGACCGCCAAGCGCCTCGCGCCCGCCCGGCCGTCGCCACCCAGGCCACCGACCAGGCGACCGGCGGCAAAGAGGACGGGTCTGGAGACCTCGGCGACATCTTGCCGGAGAGCCTCCAGTCCTACAACAACCAGTACACCGTCACGAGTTTCGACATAGGCGTCGACGAGGAGGGCCACTCCAAAGTGATCGTCAAAGGAAGCGGGTTCAACACATTGCCGTTCCGCAACGGCAAGATCGTTTTCCCCGTCGACTGCTACCTGATCACCGCGAGCGGACAGGAAATCGGTTGGTCGTCTGTGCAAACCACCGACGACGGGGTCGACTACATGTTCCCGTCGAAGGTCGACGCCATAAAGGTCAAGTTCGCGCCTGCGGACGGCTCGAGCGACGGCTTCGAAATACCCATTGACGATTGA
- a CDS encoding DUF5050 domain-containing protein, which produces MSDAEEFLGAYHESLEQEVMGGAWPDAITAIYRPEACLKLSPSRQVYLVTDKRTGGRAILRVSQLDWDARIDAEYSILSRLSFPGVPKAYGTLVKDGHSYLAREYFPGEPLDQVIAKGTMSPSQIYGLTRQLCAILTYLHAQEPPVIHRDIKPQNIIMRPDGTLGLTDFGIARTFKEGSTSDTHFVGTMPYVPPEQYGYAQSSPQTDIYALGIVLIYLATGSPDRQNLAERIPDKHLRELIEHCIAFDPADRLQSADEVVKAIGSGGRNRGRLIGAVAAGALVLALAGVGIWRLADSPDGESKGPATNPGPTAVLSPSADQSPTDGESATDETASGTPSPGQSARVEGPDQAGNLAGNILNEGIAVEAGNTIYVSDGESIWQLSLDGTVLREIPTEEAECGGSTLRGLNFWDGQLYFTCDDTGIYHYDPAANRTTTLLSENVGDMYIDDGRIYFIRTADWLRLYSIGLDGFGKVRADDKLALFSAVYRGYHFFIDGDDESRVMRTDLATGETKEIYSGEPTYPTPYEGRLYIGELSIHGQGLVSVDLDGGDPQGMTDDFAIQMVPSKDGLFYLTNGYDLFRMPLEGGQPARVTPNAVGFYCVAGGWVFYENADAFDALWMVRLDGSDDHPFEPVST; this is translated from the coding sequence GGCCGGACGCGATCACCGCCATCTACAGGCCGGAGGCGTGCTTGAAGTTGTCGCCGTCGCGCCAGGTCTACCTGGTGACGGACAAGCGCACCGGGGGCCGCGCCATCTTGCGGGTCTCGCAATTGGATTGGGACGCGCGGATCGACGCCGAATACTCCATCTTGTCGCGGCTCAGCTTCCCCGGCGTGCCGAAGGCCTACGGCACCCTGGTCAAAGACGGGCACAGCTATTTGGCCCGCGAGTATTTCCCGGGCGAGCCGCTTGACCAGGTGATCGCCAAAGGGACCATGTCGCCCAGCCAGATCTACGGCCTGACACGCCAGTTGTGCGCCATTTTGACGTATTTGCATGCTCAGGAGCCGCCCGTCATCCACCGCGACATCAAGCCGCAGAACATCATCATGCGGCCGGACGGCACGCTGGGCTTGACCGACTTCGGGATAGCCCGCACTTTCAAAGAGGGTTCGACGTCTGACACGCATTTCGTGGGCACCATGCCCTATGTCCCGCCCGAACAGTACGGTTACGCTCAGTCTTCGCCGCAGACCGACATTTACGCCCTGGGGATTGTGCTGATCTACTTGGCGACCGGCAGCCCGGACCGCCAGAACCTGGCCGAGCGGATTCCAGACAAGCATCTGCGGGAATTGATCGAGCACTGCATCGCGTTCGACCCGGCCGACCGCCTTCAAAGCGCGGATGAGGTGGTCAAGGCGATCGGCTCTGGCGGCCGCAATCGCGGCCGCCTCATTGGGGCGGTCGCGGCGGGAGCCCTTGTCCTGGCTTTGGCCGGGGTGGGCATTTGGAGGCTGGCGGACTCCCCGGACGGCGAATCGAAAGGCCCCGCGACGAATCCCGGCCCCACGGCGGTGCTGAGTCCCAGCGCCGACCAGAGCCCAACGGACGGGGAGAGCGCGACGGACGAGACGGCATCGGGCACCCCGTCGCCCGGCCAAAGCGCGCGCGTCGAAGGGCCTGACCAGGCTGGCAACCTGGCGGGCAACATCCTGAACGAGGGGATCGCGGTCGAGGCGGGAAACACCATTTACGTCTCCGACGGAGAAAGCATCTGGCAACTGTCCCTGGACGGCACCGTCTTGCGCGAGATACCGACGGAGGAGGCGGAATGCGGGGGCTCTACCCTTCGCGGGCTCAACTTCTGGGATGGCCAGCTCTACTTCACCTGCGACGACACGGGCATTTACCACTACGACCCGGCCGCCAACCGGACCACAACCTTGCTGAGCGAAAATGTCGGCGACATGTACATTGACGACGGCCGCATCTACTTCATCCGCACCGCCGATTGGCTGCGGCTCTATTCGATTGGCCTGGACGGGTTCGGCAAGGTCCGCGCCGACGACAAATTGGCCTTGTTTAGCGCGGTTTACCGCGGCTACCACTTCTTCATTGACGGCGACGACGAGAGCCGAGTCATGCGAACCGACCTGGCAACCGGGGAGACGAAGGAGATCTATTCCGGCGAGCCGACCTACCCAACCCCCTACGAGGGCCGGTTGTATATCGGCGAGTTGTCGATCCACGGTCAGGGGCTGGTGTCCGTCGACCTGGACGGCGGAGACCCCCAAGGCATGACGGACGATTTCGCCATCCAAATGGTGCCGTCCAAGGACGGCCTGTTTTACCTGACCAACGGCTACGACCTGTTCCGGATGCCGTTGGAGGGCGGGCAACCCGCCAGAGTGACCCCGAACGCGGTCGGCTTTTATTGCGTGGCCGGGGGGTGGGTGTTCTACGAGAACGCCGATGCCTTCGACGCGCTGTGGATGGTTCGGCTTGACGGCAGCGACGACCATCCCTTCGAACCCGTGTCCACGTAG